Part of the Chlamydiota bacterium genome, AATAGAAAAATGTGCAAGAAAAAAAAGTATAAACGAGCCATTCTACCTTTAATTCCTTACATTCCTAACTCTTTGCTTCATCGCAGCTTGTGCCTCTCGATCGGATGCCTTTTTCTTAAGATCCTCTCGCTTATCACCTTTGAGTTTTCGCTCAGCCAAAGCCATTTCCACCTTCACTCTACCCCGCTTTAAATAAATAGAGAGTGGAACCAAAGTCAAACGTTTTTGAGTGAGCTTACCCACTAATCTTTGAATTTCATTTTTGTGGAGAAGCAATTTTCTTTTTCTTAAAGGGTCATGATTTGATCGATTTCCAAACGCATAAGGATCAATATGAAAATTATAAAGAATAACTTCCCCTCTTTCAATCAGCGCAAAACTGTCATTTAAGTGAGCCTTATGCCCACGAATGGATTTAACCTCTGTTCCTTTGAGGACAATACCTACCTCAAAAGTTTCCAGAATTGAAAAATCAAAACGGGCCTTCCGATTATGAATCAAAGTATCAGAACCCAATTGCCATCTCCTTATAAAGCGTGTTATATTAACAACACTTGAAGGGAATGTGGAGGAAAAATGGCAGAAGCATCTGTAACACCTATCGCAGCAAAACCAGTGCCGAAAAGGCCGCCCAAGCCAAAGGCCTTTGTCGATCGGGAAAACTGTACAGGTTGTGAGATTTGCATTCAATTTTGTCCAGTGGAACAGTGCATTATAAAAGTTCCTGAACCTTCCAACTGGCAACTCAATGGATATGTGAAAGTCGTGGAATCTAAATGTATTGGCTGCCGCCTTTGCGTCCGCGAATGTCCCTGGGATGCGATTTCGATGATGTCATCAAATCCTCTGTCTTCACCTGTAGCAACTGGCTAATCTTTTCGCTATCATTCTGCGTCCTTGCATAAATAAAATCAAAATGCAAAAATCAAACATCAAAATGACAAATTAAAATTAAAAAATGCAAAGCATTCTTGAATTTTGATTTTTGAACTTTGATTTTTGGATTTCTTTTCCAGACGGGCGGGTGGTGGAACTGGCAGA contains:
- the smpB gene encoding SsrA-binding protein SmpB encodes the protein MGSDTLIHNRKARFDFSILETFEVGIVLKGTEVKSIRGHKAHLNDSFALIERGEVILYNFHIDPYAFGNRSNHDPLRKRKLLLHKNEIQRLVGKLTQKRLTLVPLSIYLKRGRVKVEMALAERKLKGDKREDLKKKASDREAQAAMKQRVRNVRN
- a CDS encoding 4Fe-4S binding protein, with translation MAEASVTPIAAKPVPKRPPKPKAFVDRENCTGCEICIQFCPVEQCIIKVPEPSNWQLNGYVKVVESKCIGCRLCVRECPWDAISMMSSNPLSSPVATG